From one Pseudomonas fluorescens genomic stretch:
- the hisG gene encoding ATP phosphoribosyltransferase → MLTIALSKGRILDDTLPLLAEAGIVPTENPDKSRKLIIPTTQEDVRLLIVRATDVPTYVEHGAADLGVAGKDVLMEYGGQGLYEPLDLQIAQCKLMTAGKVGAAEPKGRLRIATKFVNVAKRYYAEQGRQVDIIKLYGSMELAPLIGLADKIIDVVDTGNTLRANGLEPQELIATISSRLVVNKASMKMQHARIQSLIDTLRQAVESRHRG, encoded by the coding sequence ATGTTGACCATCGCGCTATCCAAAGGTCGGATTCTCGACGATACCCTGCCGCTGCTGGCGGAAGCCGGTATTGTTCCGACCGAGAACCCGGACAAGAGCCGCAAGCTGATCATCCCTACGACTCAGGAAGACGTGCGTCTGCTGATCGTGCGCGCCACTGACGTGCCGACCTATGTCGAGCATGGTGCCGCCGACCTGGGTGTGGCTGGCAAGGACGTGCTGATGGAGTACGGTGGCCAGGGCCTGTATGAGCCGCTGGACCTGCAGATTGCCCAGTGCAAGCTGATGACCGCCGGCAAGGTCGGCGCTGCCGAGCCCAAGGGCCGTCTGCGCATCGCCACCAAGTTCGTCAACGTCGCCAAACGCTACTATGCCGAACAAGGCCGTCAGGTCGATATCATCAAGCTGTACGGTTCGATGGAGCTGGCGCCGCTGATCGGCCTGGCTGACAAGATCATCGATGTCGTCGACACCGGTAACACCCTGCGTGCCAATGGCCTGGAACCCCAGGAACTGATTGCCACCATCAGCTCCCGGCTGGTGGTCAACAAGGCTTCGATGAAGATGCAGCACGCCCGCATCCAGAGCCTGATCGACACCCTGCGCCAGGCTGTCGAATCGCGACACCGCGGCTGA